A window of Cellulomonas sp. SLBN-39 genomic DNA:
GTCGGGCTCGTTCTGCACCGAGATGGCGTACAGGTCGACGCCGTTGCTCTTCATGAACGCCACGAAGTCGTTGAGGTGCTTCGCGTAGTCGGCGTACTTGTCGTGCCGCAGCCGCTTGCCCGTGGACTCGACCCAGCCGGTGACGCGCACGCTGTCGACGTTCGGGCCCTCGGTGCCCGTGGTCTCCAGCCGCACGGTGTTGCCGCCGATGCGCATGGGCACCTGCACCTGCACGCTGCCCCAGCTCGCCCAGCCGCCCGTCGGGTTGAAGGTCACGCCGGTCAGCGCCCGCGTCCCGTTGACGTAGACGTCGAGCGTGCGGGCCGTGGTGCTGCCCAGCGCGTACCGGATCGCGAGGTTCTTGGTCCCCGCGGTGCCGATGCTCACGTTGTCGAGCTGCATGCTCGCACCGCTCGCCGCGCTGAAGTCGACGAACCCGGTGCCGGTGTACCCGGTGTGCTCCGACCTCACGGCCGCGCTGCGCAGCGTCGAGCCCGTCTCCGCCTGGTACAGGGTGCCGGCGCCCTGCGGCGCGCCGACCGTCGCGGTCTCGGTCATCGAGGCCGGCGGGTTCCACGGGGACGCGAAGACGATCGCGCCCCGGTCGATCGCGGCCTTGGCGGTGGCGACCTCGCGGCTCCACTGCGAGCGGTCGTCGCTCACCCAGATCCGCAGCACCGACATGCCGAGCTGGTCGGTGCCGTTGCCGAATGCGGTGGCGCGCTGGGAGGCCGTGAGGTCGCCGATCCACAGCGGGTGGTTCATGCCGCCGAACCCGCGGATCGTCTGGTGCTTCGTGCCGGCGTCGACCACCACGGCGGGGCTGGTGACGGCCGTGACGCCGGGGGCCGCGCCGACCGACGTCGCGGCCAGCGGGACCGCCAGGGCGGCGGCGAGGAGGGTGCCGAGGAACGCCCTGCGGCGCACCCCGTGCGGACGGGTGGGACGGGTCATGGTCGTGCTCCTTCGTGTGCGGGAGGTCAGTGGCGCGGGCCGGCGGACCGGCGACCGGCGAAGGCGCCCCGGCTGCGGGCCCACAGCAGGGCCCCGGTGCCGAGGGCCAGGACGAGCGCGGCCAGGGCGACGACCGTGAGGGTCGTGCGCGTCGACGTCCCCGTGGCGGCCAGCACCTCGGAGCGGTCGTCGGCGGTCACGTCGGCCGTGGCGGACGCCGTCGGCGAGGGGGTCGGCGTGGCCGCGGCCGTGGCCTCGGCGGTCGCGACCGTCGTGGGCTCGGGCTCGACCTCCTCCTCGGCGACCGGCTCCGGGTCGGCGGGCGCCGGCGCCGGGACGGGCTCCGGCTCCGTCGGGGCCTGCGGGGCACCCACGGAGATCGGCGCGCCGATGATCGCGTCGAGGTCCAGGCCCGGGTCGGCCGACGTCGCGCCGGTCACGCACGGGGTGGACGTGTCCGGGCCGCCCGTGCCCCACTGCGTCACGCCCGAGCCGGTGCCCGTCTCGCTGCACGACATGGCCTGGCCCCACGGGTTGCCCGCGGAGTTGGCGACGAACACGGTGTCCTTCGCGGTGAACCCCTTGCCGAAGAACGCACCGCCGTGCCCGGCGGCCGTGTTCTCGGCGTAGAGCATGTCGGTGCTGCTGTGCCCGTCGCCGAAGACCGCGCCGCCGTAGCCGCCCGAGGAGTTGCGGGCCACCGTCGAGCGGCGGAAGTCGCACGTGGCGTAGCAGTCGACGTAGAACGCGCCGCCGTTGCCCCCGGACTCGTTGCCCACCGCACGGCTGTCGGTCACGGTGATCGACCCGGGCGTCGTGGAGTCCTTGCCCGTGCTCAGCCGCGCGGCACCGCCGATGCCCTGGCTGTTGCGCCCGTTCGGCAGCGCCTCGTTGCCCTCGAACACGGTCTTCTCGATGACGATCCGGTCCGGGGCGTACGTCCACAGGTACGCGCCGCCGCCGCTGCCGTGCCCGGTGTTGTTCTTGATCGTGGCACCGCAGATGCGCACGTCACCGCCCTGGCCGATGTCGGCGGCACCGTCGGTCGCGATCGCGCCGCCGTCGCCGAGCCCGCCCTTCGTGGTCGTGTAGTTGCCCTCGAAGTCGGAGTTCACGATCGTCAGCGGCGACAGCAGCGTGTACACCGCACCGCCCAGCCACGACCAGTTCTCGCGGAACTGGCTGCCGACGATGACGGTCGAGCCCTGCACCCCGCCGTACACCGCGCCGCCGCCGTGGCCGGCGCTGTTGCCGACGAACGTGCTGCCGATGACCTCGATGTGCGAGCGGAACATGCCCGCGATCGCCCCGCCCGCACCCTCGGAGCGCTCGAAGCTCTGCTTCGCGGCGCCGCCGACGAACGTCAGGTTGCGGAACGACGACGTGGTGCGGTCGGCGGCCTGCATGATGCGGACCTTGCCGCCGCCGTCCAGCGTGACCTTCCCGCCGCCGTCGATCACGGCGTCCTTGGTCACGACGATCGTCGAGGTCACGTCGATGGTCACGGGGTCGTCCCCGCAGTCGAACTCGATGCGCCCGCCGCGGCCGGCGGCGGCGCGCAGCACCTGCTCCGTGCAGGACGCGGCGGTGCCGTCGCCCACGGTGGTCAGGGCCTGCGGGACGGGCAGCGGGGTCGGTGCCTCGCACAGCTCGGCGGCGCTCGCGGTGGTCGCGGTCCCCATGAGCGTCAGCACGAGCACGAGCCCGGCGAGGATCCCCCGGCGGGGGGTCGATGTGGTCACGGCGTCTCCAGGTCGTCGTCGGTGTGCGGCGCAGGGGCGGGGCCCAGGACCTCGCTGCTGCGCCGTTCCCCCCACGAGAGGAGACGCGTGCCGACGACCGGGCGTAACGGATATCCCCGACGCACCGTGCGACGCCGTGCGGCCCGGGCGTGCCGGGCCGGGGCTCAGCGGTCGGCGTGGGCGTCGAGGAACGCGAAGACCTCGGACTCGTCGACGCCCGGGAACGTGCCGCTCGGCAGCGGCGCGAGCACGTGCGCGTGCACGGCCGCGCTCGGCCAGGCGTGCGGCGCCCACCGGCCGGCGAGCGCGGGGTCGGGCCGCCGGCAGCAGGCCGGGTCCGGGCACGTGGAGCGGGTGCGCACGCGGGTCTCGCGGCCGCGGAACCACGTCGACGACGCGTAGGGCACCCCGATGCTGATGGAGAACCCGCCCGCCGCGGTCGTGCCGGTCTGCGTCGAGGCCCAGTAGGTGCCCGCGGGCGTGTCGACGTACTGGTGGTACTCGGTGGTGCGGTCGCGGCGCGTGAACGCCATCCGCGCCGGCCACTGCCGGCACACGACCTGCCCCTCGATGGCCCCCGTGCCGTCGGTGGGCAGCGGCATGCCGTCGTTCTCGTACCCCTTGTACAGGGCGCCGTCGTCGCCGACGCGCATGAGGTGCAGGGGCACGCCCAGGTGCGACGTGAGCAGGTTGGCCATGCGCTGCGCGGCGGTCTCGTGGGTGACGCCGAACGCGTCGCGGAAGTCCTCGACGGCGAGGTTCTTGGCCTTCTTCGCCTCGGTCAGGTGCGCGACGGCCGCGTGCCGGGGCACCAGGCAGGCCGACGAGAAGTACGCGATCTCGATGCGCTGGCGCAGGAAGTCGCCGTAGCTGCGGGGGCGCTCGTGCCCGAGCACGCGGTGGGCGAGGGCCTGCAGCGCGAGCGCGCGCAGGCCGTGCCCGCCGGGGATCGACGCCGGCGGCAGGTAGATCCGTCCGTTCGCGAGGTCGGTGACCGTGCGCGTGGAGTGGGGCAGGTCGTCGACGTGGATGAGCGTGAAGCCCAGGTGCTGGGCCATGAGCGCGACGGAGCGGTGCGTGAGCGCGCCCGAGACGTACCCGCCGTGGCGCAGCATCTCCTCGGCGGCGTCCTCGACGTCCGGCAGGTGGTTGTCGCGCTCGCGCATCCACAGGCGCAGCGCGGTCATCGCCCGGCGCGCCTCCTCCGGGGTGGCCAGGGCGGCGTCGTCGCGGCGCGTCAGCTCGGCGTGCAGGCCGACCAGCGCCTCGAGCGCCTCGGTCGGCAGCGACCGGGTCACGCGGACCGTCGGCAGGCCCGTGGCGGCGTACAGGGTGGAGCGCTGCGCCCGGTCGAGGGCGATCTCAAGGGCCGCCCGCCGCGACGGCGGGGTGGGCTGCAGCAGGTCGCCGACGTCGGTGCCGAGCGTCCGGGCGATCGCCTGCAGCAGGGACAGGCGGGGCTCGCGGTGCCCGTTCTCGACGAGGGACAGCTGGCTGGCGGTGGCGCCGACGGCTGCGCCGAGCTGGTCCAGCGTCATGCCGCGCTGCGTGCGGCGGTGCCGGACCCGCCGTCCGAGCGTGAGGAGGTCCGCCGTCGTGGACGGCGTCGGGTCCGGGTGGCGGTCCGGGTCGGGGACGGCGATGGCCGGGTGGTGCGCGTCGTTGCCCACGCCTGTGACGGTAGCGAAACTTCTGCCGATCTTGCAGCCCTCGCGGCCGCCACGTCGGCCCGTCCGTGGCGCACCGTGGACGGACCGGCGGCCCGCTCGTGGCCCCGTGACGAGGAGGGCACGATGACTGCGGTGGAGCCGTTGACCCGACCGACCCCGCCCACGGGACCGGCGGCGCCCGCGGAGCCGGTGACGCCTGCCGGACCGGCGGGCCTGCCGCCGACCGCGCACGGCCGGCTGCGCGCCTGGGTGGCGGAGATCGCGGCGCTGACCCGCCCGGACGCGGTGGTCTGGTGCGACGGGTCGACCGACGAGTACGACCGGTTGTGCGACCTGCTCGTCGACCGGGGCACGTTCGTGCGCCTGGACCCCCGGCGCCGGCCGCGCAGCTTCCTCGCCCGCTCGACGCCCGACGACGTCGCACGTGTCGAGAGCCGCACGTTCATCTGCTCGGAGCGGGCGCGCGACGCGGGGCCGACCAACAACTGGCGTGCGCCGGCGCAGATGCGCGCCGAGCTGGACGCGGTGTTCGACGGGTCGATGCGCGGCCGCACGCTGTACGTGGTGCCGTTCGCGATGGGGCCCGTGGGCTCGCCGCTCGCGCAGTACGGGGTCGAGCTCACCGACTCGCCGTACGTCGTCGTCAGCATGCACCTCATGACGCGGGTGGGGACGGCCGTGCTCGAGCACCTGGGCACGGACGGCGCGTTCGTGCCCGCGGTGCACAGCGTGGGCATGCCGCTCGTCGACGACGCAGGCGGGCCGGTCGCGGACGTGCCGTGGCCGTGCAGCCGCACGAAGTACGTGGCGCACTTCCCGCAGACCCGGGAGATCTGGTCGTTCGGGTCGGGCTACGGCGGCAACGCGCTGCTGGGCAAGAAGTGCTTCGCGCTGCGGATCGCGTCGGTCATGGGCCGCGACGAGGGCTGGCTGGCCGAGCACATGCTGCTGCTGCGGCTGACGTCGCCGCAGGGCCGCGCGTTCCACGTCGCCGCGGCGTTCCCGTCGGCCTGCGGCAAGACGAACCTCGCGATGATCACCCCCACGCTGCCGGGCTGGACGGCGCAGACGATCGGTGACGACATCGCCTGGATGCGCCCCGACGCGGACGGGCGGCTGCGGGCGATCAATCCCGAGGCCGGCTTCTTCGGGGTCGCGCCCGGCACCGGGCCCCGCACCAACCCGGCCGCCGTGGCGATGGTCGCGAGCGACACGATCTTCACCAACGTCGCCCTGACCGACGACGGCGACGTCTGGTGGGAGGGCCTGACGCCCGAGCCGCCCGCGCACCTCGTCGACTGGCAGGGGCGGGACTGGACGCCCGACGCGGGACGCCCCGCCGCGCACCCCAACTCCCGGTTCACGGTGCGCGCGGACCGCTGCCCGACGATCGCGCCCGACCGGGACGACCCCGCCGGGGTGCCCGTCGACGCGATCCTGCTCGGCGGGCGCCGCGCCTCGACCGTGCCGCTCGTGGTGCAGGCGCGCGACTGGGCGCACGGCGTGCTGCTCGGCGCGACGATCGCGTCGGAGCAGACCGCTGCGGCCGAGGGCACCGTGGGCGAGCTGCGGCGCGACCCGTTCGCGATGCTGCCCTTCACCGGGTACCACGCGGCCGACCACTGGGCGCACTGGCTGGCCGTCGGCGAGCGCCTGGGCGCGGGCGCGCCCGCGGTGTTCTGCGTCAACTGGTTCCGCACCGACGCCGACGGCCGGTACCTGTGGCCGGGGTTCGGCGACAACGCGCGCGTGCTGGCCTGGGCCCTGGGGCGGGTGGCGGGCACCGCGGCGGCCGTCGACTCGCCGGTCGGGCTGCTGCCCGCGCCGGGTTCGCTCGACCTGACGGGCACGGACGTCACCGACGACGACCTCGCGGCCCTCCTGGCCGTCGACGCCGACGCGTGGCGGGCCGAGACCGACCTCGTGCTGGAGTGGTTCGCGGGGTTCGGGGACGCCGTCCCGCCGCAGGTCCTGGACGCGCTCGCGGACGTCCGGCGGCGGCTCGCCGGGGCCGGGTAAGCCAGTCCTGCCTTGCTGGCGTGATCCACGTCACGCCCTTACCGTCGAAGGGTCAGGCGCCGTCCGACGCCCCGCACATCGTCCCGGAGGTCCTCATGAGCACCCTCGCAGAGCTCCCCGCCGTCGCCGAGTGCTCGGTGGCCGGCTGCTCCTACAACGACCACTCCAGCTGCCACGCGGCGGCCGTCACCATCGGCGGCGCCGGCGACGCGCAGTGCGCCACGTTCATCCCTCTGGGCGTCAAGGGGGGCCTCGACCGCGTGGTCAGCCACGTCGGGGCCTGCCAGCGGCAGGACTGCTCCCACAACGACCACCTCGAGTGCGGTGCGCCGTCCGTGCGCATCGGCGCCGGCCACGACATCGCCGACTGCCTGACGTTCGCCGCCCGTCCGGCCTGACACCGGCACGTCCCGTCCGTCGCACGCCCCGCGGCCCGTGGTCGCGGGGCGTCGTCGTGCGCCCGCGGGCGGCGACGCCCCACAGGACGCGCCGACGGGACGGCGCGCGGCCAGGCCCGTCGCGGTGGGGCGCGGTCAGGCGGTGCCGTGCTGCGGCGGGGGCGGCTCGTCCTCCGGCCGGCTCGCCACCTGCACCAGCGCCCGCACCAGCTGCGCGGACCGGGTCACCAGCTCCCGCTCGCCCGGCATCAGGCCCGGGTCGACCGCCCGCAGCGCCGCGGCGTCGTCGAGCGCCGCCAGCGGGTCCGTCTCGGTCACCGCGAGGAACGCCGCCAGCAGCGCCCGGGCCGCCTGCGAGTACTCGCCGTCGGAGTCGGCCGCGACCTCGCCGATGAGCAGCGCGGTCGACGACACGTCCAGCTCCGGCGCACCGGCGCGGGCCTTGGCCCAGTCCACGAGCGCCGGGCCCTTCGTCTCGGTGAGGATGACGTTGCCCGGGTGCAGGTCCAGGTGCACCACCGCGGAGCCGCCCAGGTGCGGCCAGTCCGGGTCGGGCGGCGTGCGCCACGACTCCGGGGCGGCGATCCGGTGCAGCGCCCGGTGCAGGTCGTCCAGCACGCGCGCCGCGTCGTGCAGCGAGATCTCGCCCGCCCCGAGCGCCTGCAGCAGCGTCGGACCGTGCAGCCGCTCCAGCTCGGCGTCGGGCCCGCCCAGGTGCCGGGCGGCCGGTGCGGGGAAGCCGTGCGCCACGACGTGCTGCAGCAGCTCGACCTCGGGGCCGGCGTCGCGACCGCCCCGGTAGCGGCGCAGCACGTGCTCCTCGTCGATCGCGAAGACGTCGGCCGAGGTGCCGGCGGCCAGGAGCGGGCCAGGGGCCTCGGCAGGCGCTGCCGAGCCCTGCGGCGCCAGGTCGGCGGGGGGCATGGGTCGACGGTAGCCCCGGCCGGGCGATCTGTCGCGCCGTGGTGCAGGGAGGTGCGGGCCCGCGCGGCGCCGGGTGCGCGGGGGTGGAGCCGGCACCGCGCGGAGGTCAGGAGCCGGTGCTCGGGCGGGGCACGCCCGTCCACGGCTCGGGCCGCGAGAGCCGGTCCAGGCGCAGCACCGCCTCGGCGTGCGTCGCCGGCAGCGGCTCGACCCACAGCCGCACGGGCTGGCGGGTGGCGCTGCGCACGTCGACGTCGGAGCAGCGGCGCGCGACCTGCGCGCGCAGGTCCGCCAGGCGCCCGTCCACGTCGCTGCCGACCGACGTCAGGACGACGAACACCCCGCCGCCGAGCGTCGCCATGGGGTGACCGGTGCCGAACGTGTCGCGCAGCGCCGCCCCGACGACCGCCGACCGCGCCGCGCGCACCAGACCCGTCACGGGTCCGGCGGCGACGTCGACCACCGCGAGACCGTGCAGCATCGCCGCGTCGAGGTCGGCCTCCTCGGCCCGCAGGTACGCCTCCGCGAGGCGCACGCCCAGGTACTGGCGGGTCGGCAGCCCCGTCTCCGGGTCCACGCACGAGCCGGTCGTCACCAGCGCCGCCTGCGCGTCCGACCAGCCCTCGCCCAGCGCGCGCACCGCGTCCATCGGCGGCGTCGGGCGTCCTGTCGACCGGTAGAGGCAGACGAGGTCGTCGAGGGCCTCGCCCAGCCCCACGCCGTACTCGCCGCGCGCCTGGCCGAGCTCCCACGCCGGACCCGTCGGGTCGGCGTCGTCGAGGACGGCGAGCGCGAGCGCGTCGACGGCGGGGTGGTACCAGTCGGAGGGGCGGCGCCAGACGCTGGCGACGCTCTCCTCGCGCCAGCGCTCGCGCAGGCCGTCGGGGAACGCACGCCCGTCCTTGCCGGTGTTGGTCGTCACGTGGGATGAGAGTGGCCGAACCGGGGGGCATGACGCCACTTCCGCGAACTTTCACCCGCAGCGCAGGTGAGGGGGCGTCACAGCCCGTTGAC
This region includes:
- a CDS encoding phosphotransferase family protein, translated to MPPADLAPQGSAAPAEAPGPLLAAGTSADVFAIDEEHVLRRYRGGRDAGPEVELLQHVVAHGFPAPAARHLGGPDAELERLHGPTLLQALGAGEISLHDAARVLDDLHRALHRIAAPESWRTPPDPDWPHLGGSAVVHLDLHPGNVILTETKGPALVDWAKARAGAPELDVSSTALLIGEVAADSDGEYSQAARALLAAFLAVTETDPLAALDDAAALRAVDPGLMPGERELVTRSAQLVRALVQVASRPEDEPPPPQHGTA
- a CDS encoding XRE family transcriptional regulator; protein product: MAVPDPDRHPDPTPSTTADLLTLGRRVRHRRTQRGMTLDQLGAAVGATASQLSLVENGHREPRLSLLQAIARTLGTDVGDLLQPTPPSRRAALEIALDRAQRSTLYAATGLPTVRVTRSLPTEALEALVGLHAELTRRDDAALATPEEARRAMTALRLWMRERDNHLPDVEDAAEEMLRHGGYVSGALTHRSVALMAQHLGFTLIHVDDLPHSTRTVTDLANGRIYLPPASIPGGHGLRALALQALAHRVLGHERPRSYGDFLRQRIEIAYFSSACLVPRHAAVAHLTEAKKAKNLAVEDFRDAFGVTHETAAQRMANLLTSHLGVPLHLMRVGDDGALYKGYENDGMPLPTDGTGAIEGQVVCRQWPARMAFTRRDRTTEYHQYVDTPAGTYWASTQTGTTAAGGFSISIGVPYASSTWFRGRETRVRTRSTCPDPACCRRPDPALAGRWAPHAWPSAAVHAHVLAPLPSGTFPGVDESEVFAFLDAHADR
- a CDS encoding DUF1540 domain-containing protein, whose product is MSTLAELPAVAECSVAGCSYNDHSSCHAAAVTIGGAGDAQCATFIPLGVKGGLDRVVSHVGACQRQDCSHNDHLECGAPSVRIGAGHDIADCLTFAARPA
- a CDS encoding carbohydrate-binding protein, with protein sequence MTRPTRPHGVRRRAFLGTLLAAALAVPLAATSVGAAPGVTAVTSPAVVVDAGTKHQTIRGFGGMNHPLWIGDLTASQRATAFGNGTDQLGMSVLRIWVSDDRSQWSREVATAKAAIDRGAIVFASPWNPPASMTETATVGAPQGAGTLYQAETGSTLRSAAVRSEHTGYTGTGFVDFSAASGASMQLDNVSIGTAGTKNLAIRYALGSTTARTLDVYVNGTRALTGVTFNPTGGWASWGSVQVQVPMRIGGNTVRLETTGTEGPNVDSVRVTGWVESTGKRLRHDKYADYAKHLNDFVAFMKSNGVDLYAISVQNEPDYAHEWTAWTPTEIQTFMRDHAGSITTRVIAPESFQYTKSVSDPILEDPKALANMDILGAHLYGTSYADFPYPLFQEKGAGKDLWMTEVYYPNSTMTSGNAWPESLSVARHIHHAMADAEFQAYVWWYIRRGYGPMQEDGTLSKRGYAMAAFSKYVRPGAVRLEAESEPRQGVYVSAYRNTDGKIAVVVVNQNNASVTQPLSVKGATASKVSSYTTDATRNLAPRTGIAVSGGAFTATLPAQSVTTFVVEG
- a CDS encoding phosphoenolpyruvate carboxykinase (GTP), translating into MTAVEPLTRPTPPTGPAAPAEPVTPAGPAGLPPTAHGRLRAWVAEIAALTRPDAVVWCDGSTDEYDRLCDLLVDRGTFVRLDPRRRPRSFLARSTPDDVARVESRTFICSERARDAGPTNNWRAPAQMRAELDAVFDGSMRGRTLYVVPFAMGPVGSPLAQYGVELTDSPYVVVSMHLMTRVGTAVLEHLGTDGAFVPAVHSVGMPLVDDAGGPVADVPWPCSRTKYVAHFPQTREIWSFGSGYGGNALLGKKCFALRIASVMGRDEGWLAEHMLLLRLTSPQGRAFHVAAAFPSACGKTNLAMITPTLPGWTAQTIGDDIAWMRPDADGRLRAINPEAGFFGVAPGTGPRTNPAAVAMVASDTIFTNVALTDDGDVWWEGLTPEPPAHLVDWQGRDWTPDAGRPAAHPNSRFTVRADRCPTIAPDRDDPAGVPVDAILLGGRRASTVPLVVQARDWAHGVLLGATIASEQTAAAEGTVGELRRDPFAMLPFTGYHAADHWAHWLAVGERLGAGAPAVFCVNWFRTDADGRYLWPGFGDNARVLAWALGRVAGTAAAVDSPVGLLPAPGSLDLTGTDVTDDDLAALLAVDADAWRAETDLVLEWFAGFGDAVPPQVLDALADVRRRLAGAG